DNA sequence from the Caulobacter segnis genome:
AGGCCCTGCAGGACATGGGCGTCCAGGGCATGACCGTGCTCGAGGCCAAGGGCTATGGCCGCCAGAAAGGCCACACCGAACTCTATCGCGGCGCCGAGTACGTCGTGGACTTCCTCCCCAAGATCAAGGTGGAGGTGGTTGTCGAGGACAGCCAGCTGGAACCCGCGCTGGAAGCCATCACCCGCGCCGCCCGCACGGGCCGCATCGGCGACGGCAAGATTTTCGTCTCGGAGATCGCGGAAGTGATCCGCATCCGAACCGGAGAAAGCGGCCCGGCCGCCGTCTAGGCGTCCGGATCGTCAATACTTACGAAAGTTCTACAAAGGGGATACGGAATGACCACCGCCAAAGATATCCTGAACCTGATCAAGGAAAAGGACGTCAAGTACGTCGACGTCCGCTTCACCGACGTGCGCGGCAAGATGCAGCACGTCACGTTCGACATCGATCTGGTCGATGACGACTTCCTGAACGACGGCACGATGTTCGACGGTTCGTCGATCGCCGGCTGGAAGGCCATCAACGAGTCGGACATGAAGCTGCGTCCGGACCTGGACAGCGCCATCATCGACCCGTTCTACCAGCAGACCACGCTGGCCCTGTTCTGCGACGTCGTGAACCCCGACAGCGGCACCCCCTACAACCGCGACCCGCGCTCGATCGCCAAGGCCGCGCTGAACTACGTGAAGTCGGCGGGCGTGGGCGACACCGTCTACTTCGGCCCGGAAGCCGAGTTCTTCATCTTCGACGACGTCCGCTGGTCGACCGCGCCGAACAACACCGGCTACTCGTACGACTCCACCGAACTGCCGGTGAACTCGGCCAAGGAATATCCGGAAGGCAACATGGGCCACCGTCCGGGTCCGAAGGGCGGCTACTTCCCGGTGAACCCGGTCGACAGCTGCCAGGACCTCCGCGGCGAAATGCTGGCCGTCATGGGCGAGCTGGGCATGAAGCCGGAAAAGCACCACCACGAGGTGGCCCCGGCCCAGCACGAACTCGGCCTGAAGTTCGACACCATGGTCACCATGGCCGACCGGATGCAGCTGTATAAGTACGTCATCCACAACGTCGCCGCCGCCTACGGCAAGACGGCCACCTTCATGGCCAAGCCGATGTTCGCCGACAATGGCTCGGGCATGCACGTGCACCAGTCGATCTGGCAGGACGGCAAGCCGCTGTTCGCCGGCGACAAGTACGCCGGCCTGTCGCAGGAATGCCTGTGGTACATCGGCGGCATCATCAAGCACGCCAAGGCCATCAACGCGTTCTCGAACTCGACGACGAACTCGTACAAGCGCCTGGTGCCCGGCTACGAAGCCCCGGTGAAGCTGGCCTACAGCTCGCGCAACCGCTCGGCCTCGATCCGCATCCCGCACGTCGACTCGCCGAAGGCCAAGCGTCTGGAAGCCCGCTTCCCCGATCCGATGGGCAACCCCTACCTGACCTTCGTCGCCCTGCTGATGGCCGGCCTGGACGGCATCATCAACAAGATCGACCCGGGCGCTCCGGCCGACA
Encoded proteins:
- a CDS encoding P-II family nitrogen regulator, translated to MKKIEAVIKPFKLDEVKEALQDMGVQGMTVLEAKGYGRQKGHTELYRGAEYVVDFLPKIKVEVVVEDSQLEPALEAITRAARTGRIGDGKIFVSEIAEVIRIRTGESGPAAV
- the glnA gene encoding type I glutamate--ammonia ligase, whose product is MTTAKDILNLIKEKDVKYVDVRFTDVRGKMQHVTFDIDLVDDDFLNDGTMFDGSSIAGWKAINESDMKLRPDLDSAIIDPFYQQTTLALFCDVVNPDSGTPYNRDPRSIAKAALNYVKSAGVGDTVYFGPEAEFFIFDDVRWSTAPNNTGYSYDSTELPVNSAKEYPEGNMGHRPGPKGGYFPVNPVDSCQDLRGEMLAVMGELGMKPEKHHHEVAPAQHELGLKFDTMVTMADRMQLYKYVIHNVAAAYGKTATFMAKPMFADNGSGMHVHQSIWQDGKPLFAGDKYAGLSQECLWYIGGIIKHAKAINAFSNSTTNSYKRLVPGYEAPVKLAYSSRNRSASIRIPHVDSPKAKRLEARFPDPMGNPYLTFVALLMAGLDGIINKIDPGAPADKNLYDLPPREQKKIPEVCGSLREALESLDKDRAFLKAGGVMDDDFIDSYIELKMEEVMRLQLHPHPVEFDMYYKC